In Gemmatimonadaceae bacterium, the following proteins share a genomic window:
- a CDS encoding FecR domain-containing protein, translating to MHPDQLSDGDYERLARLLAGEGSDAERLATEQWAAGDSSRAAALEAMRIAWKAPLPEPVWDVDGAWSKLSSRVAGAGSAARTAPGAAPRNDFKGAPVVSIAARRRWWLETGVILRVAAAAVILIAGATLLPRLRSSSDNRTQVAIGEPASFATATGQRRSVKLPDGSVVSLGVSSTLRAREGFGKGAREIELTGEALFTVVHDQARPFRVFVGKTVIEDLGTEFAVRGYGESESVRVAVASGSVAVRHGASADTAIVLEPRDMATIAGAGSIDVQRGIDVSPFTAFSSGRLIFTDTPLADVARDLERWYGVQVRVTDAAIADKHLTVTFERETLDEVLRIIGMSLDVRYTRTGAQVQFLGSGYSSSAPRDRELQLAEGGA from the coding sequence CGGCTGGCGACCGAGCAGTGGGCCGCCGGCGACTCGTCGCGGGCCGCTGCGCTCGAGGCGATGCGCATCGCGTGGAAAGCGCCACTCCCTGAGCCAGTGTGGGATGTGGACGGCGCATGGTCGAAGCTCTCGTCGCGCGTAGCCGGGGCAGGGTCGGCAGCTCGGACGGCTCCCGGAGCCGCACCTCGAAACGACTTCAAGGGCGCTCCAGTCGTCTCGATCGCAGCGCGGCGTCGTTGGTGGCTGGAGACTGGCGTCATCCTGCGGGTGGCCGCGGCCGCTGTCATCCTCATCGCTGGAGCCACCCTCCTGCCAAGGCTGCGTTCGAGCAGCGACAATCGAACGCAGGTAGCGATCGGCGAGCCCGCGTCGTTCGCCACCGCGACCGGCCAGCGCCGGTCGGTCAAGCTCCCCGACGGATCGGTGGTCAGCCTCGGCGTGTCGTCGACGCTCCGTGCACGCGAGGGGTTCGGGAAGGGGGCGCGCGAAATCGAACTCACCGGCGAGGCGCTGTTTACGGTGGTGCACGACCAGGCTCGGCCGTTCCGGGTCTTTGTGGGGAAGACCGTCATAGAGGACCTCGGTACCGAGTTCGCGGTGCGTGGGTACGGAGAGAGCGAATCGGTGCGCGTGGCCGTGGCGTCTGGGTCGGTGGCCGTGCGGCACGGCGCCAGTGCCGACACCGCGATCGTGCTCGAGCCGAGGGATATGGCGACCATCGCCGGCGCGGGCTCGATCGACGTGCAGCGCGGGATCGACGTGTCGCCGTTCACAGCCTTCTCATCGGGGCGTCTCATCTTTACGGATACCCCGCTGGCCGACGTGGCGCGCGATCTCGAACGTTGGTACGGGGTCCAGGTGCGCGTCACCGATGCCGCGATCGCCGACAAGCACCTGACCGTCACGTTCGAGCGCGAGACGCTCGACGAAGTCCTTCGCATCATCGGGATGAGCCTCGACGTCCGTTACACGCGCACTGGCGCGCAGGTGCAGTTCCTCGGGTCGGGCTACTCCTCGTCCGCCCCGCGCGACCGCGAATTGCAACTGGCGGAGGGCGGTGCGTGA
- a CDS encoding TonB-dependent receptor: protein MALATRPSGIAWAQHATERQVARADSAADARVASRSALLARPVSLHLVGVPIEQALREVAERAALRLSYSSDIIPAMRRVTVARERTPVGDVIREILRDTDLDVVVSPSGYVILVKVPGRSLYSVAALYADSSAAPVSPLFTRQSLRPQVIDRVLVMGTPAAGAPERSLASAVSVLSATQIAQSGATSMEQLFRTGIPGVVAWDLGISGPFAQIGSVRGSASFNANYLKTYVDGVELASPYLLFAIDPYSVERIEVIRGPQGSALYGSDAISGVVQVVTKKGSPSATWKPRIDASLTGGMMESRFTERASGTQHHSAMLSVGSARSSLGLGGTFEQAGAIVPGGSSGYRGTFGGARTMLGPLRLDATMRYADIHFIAPSNPLLGNNPVPSTIRPLLEAQEIENETYGLTADYQPRSWFRQTLVIGLDRHAGAIAPQREPATVADALLGATKENAAKTSLRYAMALTLVDGPDLSLRATLGAERSVLLRERLGYRSDLSGTGSGLASLYNDRVNNSGLFGQVKLDVHDAFFLTAGLRGEHNSSFGDNYGTAFAPMVGAAFTRDLGGATVKFRTAYGKGIRPPQPNARRAIQTLGFRQLANPNLMPEVQSGTEAGVELYVGDRANLSLTTYSQTADGLIQQVVANRRMSARTVQFQNVGQIHNRGIELEGSARTGPLRGDLTWALTDSRVQALSRSYTGDLGVGDRVPEVPTTAGMASLTWEGARFRATAGASFVGRWTGYDWLSFYGNEMGGDTMHPEMRSYWVEYPSITKPFIGFSYALARGAEWYLRLDNVTNVQQNERDNLQITQGRTASFGLRLSR from the coding sequence GTGGCGCTTGCCACCCGCCCATCCGGCATCGCGTGGGCCCAGCACGCCACGGAACGGCAGGTCGCGCGCGCCGATTCTGCGGCGGACGCGCGCGTCGCGTCTCGTAGCGCCCTCCTCGCGCGCCCGGTTTCGCTGCACCTGGTCGGCGTCCCGATCGAGCAGGCGCTGCGCGAGGTGGCGGAGCGCGCCGCCCTTCGCCTCTCGTACTCCAGCGACATCATCCCGGCCATGCGCCGCGTGACGGTGGCGCGCGAGCGGACGCCGGTGGGCGACGTCATTCGCGAGATCCTGCGCGACACCGATCTCGACGTGGTCGTGAGCCCGTCGGGCTACGTGATCCTGGTGAAGGTGCCCGGGCGGTCGCTGTACAGCGTGGCGGCGCTTTACGCCGACTCGAGTGCCGCGCCGGTGTCGCCGCTATTCACCCGGCAGTCGCTGCGCCCGCAGGTGATCGATCGCGTCCTGGTGATGGGGACGCCGGCCGCCGGGGCGCCTGAGCGATCGCTGGCGAGCGCGGTCTCGGTCCTCAGCGCGACGCAGATCGCGCAGAGCGGGGCCACGAGCATGGAGCAGCTCTTTCGCACGGGGATTCCCGGCGTGGTGGCGTGGGACCTCGGGATCTCGGGTCCGTTTGCCCAGATCGGTTCGGTGCGCGGTTCCGCGTCGTTCAACGCGAACTACCTCAAGACGTACGTCGACGGGGTCGAGCTTGCGTCGCCCTACCTCCTCTTCGCCATCGACCCGTACTCGGTGGAGCGCATCGAGGTGATTCGCGGGCCGCAGGGATCGGCGCTGTACGGTTCGGACGCCATCAGCGGTGTGGTGCAGGTCGTGACGAAGAAGGGGTCGCCGTCGGCCACGTGGAAGCCGCGCATCGATGCGTCGCTCACCGGCGGGATGATGGAGAGTCGCTTCACCGAGCGCGCCAGCGGGACGCAGCATCACTCGGCCATGCTCTCGGTGGGCTCGGCGCGATCGTCGTTAGGGCTGGGCGGCACATTCGAGCAGGCGGGGGCAATCGTCCCCGGTGGTTCGTCGGGATATCGCGGGACGTTTGGCGGGGCGCGCACCATGCTGGGCCCGCTCCGCCTGGACGCGACGATGCGCTATGCGGACATCCATTTCATCGCACCGTCCAACCCGCTCCTCGGCAACAACCCCGTCCCGTCCACCATTCGCCCCCTCCTCGAGGCGCAGGAAATCGAGAACGAGACGTACGGCCTCACCGCCGACTATCAGCCGCGCAGCTGGTTTCGGCAGACGCTGGTGATCGGGCTCGATCGTCACGCGGGCGCCATCGCGCCGCAGCGCGAGCCGGCCACCGTTGCCGACGCACTGCTCGGCGCCACCAAGGAGAACGCCGCCAAGACGTCGTTGCGCTACGCGATGGCGCTCACGCTCGTCGACGGCCCCGACCTCTCGCTGCGCGCCACGTTAGGCGCGGAGCGGAGCGTCCTGCTGCGCGAGCGGCTGGGTTACCGCTCCGACCTCTCGGGGACGGGGAGCGGGCTGGCGTCGCTGTACAACGACCGCGTGAACAACAGCGGGCTGTTTGGACAGGTGAAGCTGGACGTGCACGACGCCTTCTTCCTCACCGCCGGGCTGCGCGGCGAGCACAACTCGTCGTTCGGCGACAACTACGGGACGGCGTTCGCGCCCATGGTCGGCGCGGCCTTCACGCGCGACCTCGGCGGCGCGACCGTGAAGTTCCGCACGGCGTACGGCAAGGGGATCCGCCCGCCACAGCCTAACGCGCGCCGCGCCATCCAGACGCTGGGCTTCCGCCAGTTGGCCAACCCCAACCTCATGCCCGAGGTGCAGTCCGGCACCGAGGCGGGGGTCGAGTTGTATGTCGGCGACCGCGCCAACCTGTCGCTCACCACCTACAGCCAGACAGCGGACGGGCTCATCCAGCAGGTGGTGGCCAACCGGCGCATGAGCGCGCGCACGGTCCAGTTCCAGAACGTGGGGCAGATCCACAACCGCGGGATCGAGCTGGAAGGGAGCGCGCGCACCGGGCCGCTGCGCGGCGACCTCACCTGGGCGCTCACCGACTCGCGCGTGCAGGCGCTTTCCCGCTCGTACACGGGCGACCTGGGTGTCGGCGACCGCGTGCCCGAGGTGCCCACCACGGCGGGAATGGCCTCGCTCACCTGGGAAGGCGCGCGCTTCCGGGCCACCGCTGGCGCGTCGTTCGTTGGGCGCTGGACCGGCTACGACTGGCTCTCGTTCTACGGCAACGAGATGGGGGGCGACACGATGCACCCGGAGATGCGCAGCTACTGGGTGGAGTACCCGTCGATCACGAAGCCCTTCATCGGCTTCTCGTACGCGCTCGCGCGCGGCGCGGAGTGGTACCTGCGCCTGGACAACGTGACCAACGTCCAGCAGAACGAGCGCGACAACCTGCAGATCACGCAGGGGCGCACGGCGAGCTTCGGGTTGCGGCTGTCGCGGTAG